In one Atribacteraceae bacterium genomic region, the following are encoded:
- a CDS encoding SDR family oxidoreductase produces MFNHKEDLQPWQKKKIQEEEEEIRNQPLLVVGGTGRTGRLLVRKLSARGYSIRLLTRNPKKAQMYFKKTFPAFSGNLNNVDTLIKAVRGVRAVLCTAGSPHYGGPDGPKYVDYLGVANLVEVSREFQVGHFVLVSSLGVTKPFHSLNLFGKVLKWKRKGEEALLASGLSYTIVRPGGLLDDQGGFSELVFSQGDRVDGMISREDVAEVCIQSLWQPGARNITFEVVGTDEPRVSDWETLFGSLAEDAPQ; encoded by the coding sequence TTGTTTAATCATAAAGAAGATCTCCAGCCCTGGCAGAAAAAAAAGATCCAGGAAGAGGAAGAAGAAATACGTAACCAACCATTGCTGGTAGTAGGAGGAACCGGTCGAACCGGCCGTTTGCTGGTTCGGAAGCTCTCTGCCCGGGGATACTCGATCCGCCTCCTGACCAGGAACCCGAAGAAAGCCCAAATGTATTTTAAAAAAACCTTTCCGGCGTTCTCTGGCAATCTCAATAATGTCGATACGCTGATTAAAGCAGTCCGGGGGGTCCGGGCGGTGCTCTGCACCGCCGGAAGCCCTCATTACGGAGGCCCGGACGGTCCGAAATACGTTGATTACCTCGGGGTAGCGAATCTTGTGGAAGTCTCCCGGGAGTTCCAGGTCGGACATTTCGTGCTCGTTTCCTCGCTTGGCGTCACGAAGCCTTTTCACTCCCTGAACCTTTTCGGAAAAGTGTTGAAATGGAAGCGGAAGGGCGAAGAGGCGCTTCTTGCCAGCGGTCTCTCCTACACCATCGTCCGGCCCGGGGGTTTGCTCGATGACCAGGGCGGGTTTTCGGAATTGGTCTTCAGTCAGGGAGACCGGGTCGACGGGATGATCAGCCGGGAAGATGTCGCCGAGGTCTGTATCCAGTCGTTGTGGCAACCGGGTGCGCGCAATATCACCTTTGAAGTGGTCGGAACCGACGAACCCCGGGTATCGGACTGGGAAACTCTGTTCGGCTCGCTCGCGGAAGACGCCCCGCAGTAA